In the genome of Hymenobacter taeanensis, one region contains:
- the ychF gene encoding redox-regulated ATPase YchF encodes MGLRCGIVGLPNVGKSTLFNALSNAKAESANYPFCTIEPNVGVITVPDERLQILEQLVNPKRVLPTIIEFVDIAGLVKGASKGEGLGNKFLANIREVDAIIHVTRCFDDPNIVHVAGGVDPVFDKDVIDTELQIKDLESIDKKLAKSERSAKGGDAQAKKEVAALQKFKAALEGGQNARAVEATPEELEAVADLQLLTIKPVIYVANVDEASATTGNAHTQALQAHVAKEGAEVVLVSAAIESQIAEMEDPEEKEMFLAEYGLKESGLNRLIRASYSLLNLITYFTAGVQEVRAWTIHKGDKAPAAAGVIHSDFEKGFIRAEVIKLADYQEYKTEVKIKEAGKMAVEGKEYVVQDGDIMHFRFNV; translated from the coding sequence ACGCTGTTCAACGCTCTTTCAAACGCCAAGGCCGAGTCGGCCAACTACCCGTTCTGCACCATTGAGCCGAATGTGGGCGTAATTACCGTACCCGACGAGCGGCTTCAGATTCTGGAGCAGCTGGTGAACCCTAAGCGGGTACTGCCCACCATCATTGAGTTTGTGGATATTGCCGGCCTTGTAAAAGGCGCCAGCAAGGGCGAAGGCCTCGGCAACAAATTTCTGGCTAACATTCGGGAGGTTGATGCCATCATTCACGTAACCCGTTGTTTCGACGACCCCAACATCGTGCACGTGGCCGGCGGCGTTGACCCCGTATTTGATAAGGACGTTATCGACACGGAGCTGCAAATCAAAGACCTGGAGAGCATCGATAAGAAACTGGCCAAGTCGGAGCGCTCTGCCAAGGGTGGCGATGCCCAGGCCAAGAAGGAAGTGGCTGCTCTGCAGAAGTTTAAAGCCGCCCTCGAAGGAGGCCAAAACGCCCGCGCCGTGGAGGCCACGCCCGAGGAGCTGGAAGCCGTAGCTGACCTGCAGTTACTGACTATCAAGCCGGTTATTTACGTGGCTAACGTAGATGAGGCCAGCGCTACTACTGGCAACGCCCACACGCAAGCCCTGCAGGCGCATGTGGCTAAGGAAGGTGCTGAGGTAGTACTGGTATCGGCGGCCATTGAGTCGCAGATTGCGGAGATGGAAGACCCCGAGGAAAAGGAGATGTTCCTGGCCGAGTATGGCCTGAAAGAGTCGGGTCTGAACCGCCTGATTCGGGCTTCCTACTCCCTGCTCAACCTGATTACCTACTTCACGGCCGGCGTGCAGGAAGTACGCGCCTGGACTATTCACAAGGGCGACAAAGCTCCCGCCGCCGCTGGTGTTATCCATTCCGACTTCGAGAAGGGCTTCATCCGTGCTGAGGTTATCAAGCTAGCTGACTACCAGGAGTACAAGACCGAGGTAAAAATTAAGGAAGCCGGTAAAATGGCCGTGGAAGGCAAAGAATACGTGGTGCAGGACGGCGACATCATGCACTTCCGCTTCAACGTGTAG
- a CDS encoding alkylphosphonate utilization protein gives MDVKDSNGNLLAEGDSVTVTKDLKVKGMAQALKRGTMIKNIRLTNSPAEIEGKAGGSMLVIKTEFVKKA, from the coding sequence ATGGATGTAAAGGACAGTAATGGCAACCTGCTCGCGGAAGGCGACTCGGTTACCGTCACCAAAGACCTGAAGGTAAAAGGCATGGCGCAGGCGCTCAAGCGCGGCACCATGATTAAGAACATTCGCCTCACTAATAGCCCCGCCGAGATTGAAGGCAAAGCTGGTGGTAGCATGCTAGTTATCAAAACTGAGTTTGTAAAGAAGGCCTAG